The proteins below are encoded in one region of Plutella xylostella chromosome 13, ilPluXylo3.1, whole genome shotgun sequence:
- the LOC105391065 gene encoding ets DNA-binding protein pokkuri, with translation MKVVSLQLPSGPSMERLPLPFSPTELLWRYPLPWAPPPPSPLGDSKAQLPAGLPAEPRLWSREDVAIFLKWCEREFDLPNFDMDLFQMNGKALCLLTKTDLGERCPGAGDVLHNVIQMLVRDAAILGRMPSSPVTPTARAAPYPPSPHSHPPTPTWAVDGFHHFHSAAAAAAQPNSVTLSPAPSVDSSGSPQRGDTNGYASVYAQASQPPTQNSSGSNHSDSDEDNHLQPPSPKDAPLSSPAPMTHASQQSSHYRVQHREFFPNDMPESNTNGRLLWDFLQQLLNDPGQRYTSYIAWKNRDTGVFKIVDPAGLAKLWGIQKNHLSMNYDKMSRALRYYYRVNILRKVQGERHCYQFLRNPTELKNIKNISLLRQQMSPTRVPPQQQVVAIKTEVKVEHCEEEQADEDMPTDLSMAAAEPWRKRARADHPAHPAPALDKHRISALIADNMMQRRDRETDYSIENYGLNLKSEKCEQ, from the exons ATGAAAGTAGTAAGTCTTCAACTCCCTTCTGGGCCCAGCATGGAGCGGTTGCCGCTGCCATTTAGCCCCACGGAGCTGCTGTGGCGCTACCCGCTGCCgtgggcgccgccgccgccctcgccCCTCGGCGACTCCAAGGCACAACTGCCGGCCGGCCTCCCCGCCGAGCCCAGGCTATGGAGCAGGGAAGATGTCGCCATATTCCTCAAGTGGTGCGAAAGGGAATTCGACCTGCCCAACTTCGACATGGATCTTTTCCAAATGAATG GTAAGGCATTGTGCCTGCTAACCAAAACAGACTTGGGTGAGCGTTGCCCGGGCGCGGGAGATGTTCTTCACAACGTTATTCAAATGTTGGTGCGTGACGCAGCCATCCTGGGCCGCATGCCCTCGTCGCCCGTGACGCCGacggcccgcgccgcgccctaCCCGCCCTCGCCGCACTCACACCCGCCCACCCCCACGTGGGCCGTCGACGGCTTCCACCACTTCcacagcgccgccgccgccgccgcgcaacCCAACTCCGTCACCTTGAGCCCGGCACCCTCAGTCGACAGCTCCGGAAGCCCACAGAGGGGCGACACCAACGGCTACGCGTCAGTCTACGCTCAAGCTAGTCAGCCACCTACACAGAACAGCTCCGGAAGCAATCACTCGGATTCCGATGAAGACAACCATCTGCAACCACCCTCACCGAAAGATGCGCCACTCTCGAGTCCGGCGCCGATGACCCACGCGTCTCAGCAGTCATCACACTATCGTGTTCAGCATAGAGAATTCTTCCCCAACGACATGCCGGAATCAAATACAA ATGGAAGACTTCTGTGGGATTTCCTACAGCAGCTACTGAACGACCCGGGCCAGCGGTACACGAGCTACATCGCGTGGAAGAACCGCGACACCGGCGTGTTCAAGATCGTGGACCCGGCGGGGCTCGCCAAGCTGTGGGGCATCCAGAAGAACCACCTGTCCATGAACTACGACAAGATGTCGCGCGCCCTGCGCTACTACTACCGCGTCAACATCCTGCGGAAGGTGCAAGGCGAACGACACTGTTACCA GTTCCTAAGAAACCCGACAGAACTGAAGAACATCAAGAACATCTCCCTGCTGAGGCAACAAATGAGCCCGACCCGGGTGCCGCCGCAGCAGCAGGTGGTGGCCATCAAGACGGAGGTGAAGGTGGAGCACTGCGAGGAGGAGCAGGCGGACGAGGACATGCCCACGGACCTGAGCATGGCGGCGGCCGAGCCGTGGCGCAAGCGCGCGCGGGCCGACCACCCCGCgcaccccgcgcccgccctcGACAAGCACCGCATCAGCGCACTTATCGCTGACAACATGATGCAGCGGCGCGACCGCGAGACCGACTACTCCATCGAAAACTACGGCCTCAATCTCAAAAGTGAAAAGTGTGAACAATGA
- the LOC105391066 gene encoding single-stranded DNA-binding protein, mitochondrial isoform X2 produces MTVKKLKKVTINQVTLLGRVGADPQKRGTEERPVVNFSLATHFNYRYESGDMLQRTDWHRVSVFKPSLRDTVYNYLKKGQRVYVTGKLSYGEIKLDDGQVRTASTVIADDVIFFQPTTQSEK; encoded by the exons ATGACAGTcaaaaaactgaaaaaagtaa CAATCAACCAAGTGACATTACTCGGAAGAGTAGGTGCTGATCCACAAAAGAGAGGCACAGAAGAACGACCTGTGGTAAACTTTTCTCTTGCTACTCATTTCAATTATCGTTATGAATCCGGAGACATGCTTCAGCGTACTGACTGGCACCGAGTCAGTGTGTTCAAACCAAGTCTGAGAGACACGGTCTACAACTATCTAAAAAAAGGACAACGAGTTTATGTCACAGGAAAACTTTCATACGGTGAAATTAAACTAGATGACGGACAGGTTAGGACAGCATCAACGGTTATTGCTGACGATGTTATCTTCTTCCAACCAACCACCCAGTCTGAAAAGTGA
- the LOC105391066 gene encoding single-stranded DNA-binding protein, mitochondrial isoform X1, protein MSFALKLPVLFKPQLVGLQCQKFHTSSLRNDSQKTEKTINQVTLLGRVGADPQKRGTEERPVVNFSLATHFNYRYESGDMLQRTDWHRVSVFKPSLRDTVYNYLKKGQRVYVTGKLSYGEIKLDDGQVRTASTVIADDVIFFQPTTQSEK, encoded by the exons ATGTCTTTTGCATTGAAG TTACCGGTCCTCTTCAAACCTCAACTGGTTGGTCTCCAGTGCCAGAAGTTCCACACCTCATCTCTTAGAAATGACAGTcaaaaaactgaaaaaa CAATCAACCAAGTGACATTACTCGGAAGAGTAGGTGCTGATCCACAAAAGAGAGGCACAGAAGAACGACCTGTGGTAAACTTTTCTCTTGCTACTCATTTCAATTATCGTTATGAATCCGGAGACATGCTTCAGCGTACTGACTGGCACCGAGTCAGTGTGTTCAAACCAAGTCTGAGAGACACGGTCTACAACTATCTAAAAAAAGGACAACGAGTTTATGTCACAGGAAAACTTTCATACGGTGAAATTAAACTAGATGACGGACAGGTTAGGACAGCATCAACGGTTATTGCTGACGATGTTATCTTCTTCCAACCAACCACCCAGTCTGAAAAGTGA
- the LOC105391074 gene encoding caprin-1: MPSAANGKSEKPASSEATDNSPVRQILTIIEHKIRNLEKRKSKLTSYRDLQKAGKELNADQRVAVAKYDEVSQTLEFARDLAKQMASIAVSAEREAKKQAKRDAWVRYASDTSKIREVLLIMDCLVQMGTPEVREDFLNGTNGAAKLTEQDLKILDELYPEVTPKHEEGEAVEGQLGFQAQASKAAEHLYSIIDGKPKEVLGTTYAHIKQIVTTVHECGYFDKSAAPEPEPQPEPEPPSEEPAPAPLPPAPQPYAPAAAPPAAAVPPPAYPLRPLPPITLQEVEHAYFAQQYPPRPLAEVIGSQNFFFLQESELDSPAGTPQPAPALASPGPIPTQTFTNQHFVAIAAPAPPDAAALPLPQPHFAPLPEHAAYAVAPMPAPLPPPAAPAPAPAPAPPAVGNNNHHDEEWKENESPEREDGAERRTQGQGDGQSRYGQNRRYGGGGGRGRGAPNGYRGRGGYQARQGEGYHREHQGGRGGKDYQPRQYSDNYQPRHKDGYSSRGDNYYGNGDSGASETNGRERYGDSYREGGFKSRGRGGPRAPRAAPRPHYRSAKPEQAD, translated from the exons ATGCCTTCAGCCGCGAATGGAAAGTCTGAAAAACCAGCTTCTTCGGAAGCTACGGATAATTCGCCAGTACGACAGATTCTGACGATTATTGAACATAAAATCCGTAATTTGGAGAAGCGAAAG AGTAAATTGACGTCATACAGAGACTTGCAAAAAGCAGGAAAAGAACTGAATGCTGACCAGAGAGTTGCTGTTGCCAAGTACGATGAAGTGTCTCAAACACTGGAGTTTGCACGGGACCTCGCCAAGCAAATGGCTTCTATTGCAGTATCTGCAGAGAGGGAGGCCAAGAAACAAGCTAAGAGG GATGCATGGGTCCGGTATGCTTCTGACACCAGCAAAATCCGTGAGGTACTTCTAATCATGGACTGCCTGGTGCAGATGGGTACTCCAGAGGTCCGTGAAGACTTCCTCAACGGAACAAATGGTGCAGCTAAACTCACTGAGCAAGATCTGAAAATTTTGGATGAGCT GTATCCTGAAGTGACGCCTAAGCATGAAGAGGGTGAGGCAGTGGAAGGCCAGCTCGGGTTCCAGGCGCAGGCGAGCAAGGCGGCCGAGCACCTGTACTCCATCATCGACGGCAAGCCCAAGGAGGTGCTCGGCACCACGTACGCACACATCAAGCAGATAGTGACCACCGTGCACGAGTGCGGGTACTTCGACAAGTCGGCGGCGCCCGAGCCCGAGCCGCAGCCGGAGCCCGAGCCGCCCAGCGAggagcccgcgcccgccccgctgccgcccgcgccgcagccatacgcgcccgccgccgcgccgcccgccgccgccgtgccgCCCCCCGCCTACCCGCTGCGCCCGCTGCCGCCCATCACGCTGCAGGAGGTGGAGCACGCCTACTTCGCGCAGCAGTACCCGCCGCGCCCGCTGGCCGAGGTCATCGGCTCGCAGAACTTCTTCTTCCTGCAGGAGTCTGAGCTGGACAGCCCCGCGGGCACGCCGCAGCCGGCGCCCGCGCTCGCCTCGCCCGGGCCCATCCCCACGCAGACCTTCACCAACCAGCACTTCGTGGCCatcgccgcccccgcgccgcccgacGCCGCCGCGTTGCCGCTGCCGCAGCCGCACTTCGCGCCGCTCCCCGAGCACGCCGCCTACGCCGTGGCGCCCATGCccgcgccgctgccgccgcctgccgcccccgcgcccgcgcccgcccccgcgccgccagCGGTTGGCAACAACAACCACCACGACGAGGAATGGAAGGAGAACGAGAGCCCGGAGCGCGAGGACGGTGCCGAGCGCAGGACCCAGGGCCAGGGCGACGGACAGAGCCGCTACGGACAGAACCGGCggtacggcggcggcggcgggcgcggccggGGAGCCCCCAACGGCTaccgcgggcgcggcggctaCCAGGCCCGTCAGGGCGAGGGCTACCACCGCGAGCACCagggcggccgcggcggcaAGGACTACCAGCCGCGCCAGTACTCTGACAACTACCAGCCGCGCCACAAGGACGGCTACTCCAGCCGCGGGGACAACTACTACGGCAACGGCGACAGCGGCGCCAGCGAGACCAACGGCCGCGAGCGATACGGAGACTCGTACCGCGAGGGCGGGTTCAAGAGCCGCGGCCGAGGcggcccccgcgcgccccgcgccgccccccgcccgcACTACCGCTCCGCCAAGCCGGAGCAGGCCGACTAG
- the LOC105391076 gene encoding uncharacterized protein LOC105391076 isoform X1: MDPVGPWSAYASYNRLAGVQAGAASGDFHHHLASGGSGLGGQSVPSTTSQLLLQAAHTTASLAGQLGSSTASPFNPGGFLSPPTVGYDAVFSPLFHHANPKPAHYSSSLQAQHRQVIAQAQAAVASKQSSVESELSSIRENYPHQALASQGTSFFDQPSPGSAGGLSWQGNNQLPSPFGILPHETVVPSSPSPATTKASAAYENFNAHFAAAQTLNNHLNSQISSASKQGNRSGSPATAPKQPASSASSTFFQSPSSFGNQTDNSYSASSAKSGQLSSQQDYAGSKSYSSSGSTSAHSQQSCIVPTPPVTSSPTPPSNRSSSSSSRPASVYSTQSPKPIQPVAEKATRQNTSSFVSPTSKPPQVQTKAQSKIYPELTAEQRKSCDSNEKIQPQSSPISYSIMDAPGRLHYSGTGGSSKSRISANQYSGSGFRHYQSGNNVESDYHARAKSSSSTDTGYSSSSSLNGPDCNAARRQSPSQATAQTSPLGHVSSPAYPVYHSPMNSINSPQQHAEHSSQVAYPKASSAAPRSPLDVSVSRPPSQNSQVAYPSVITRALGIEQNKSYSDSRYERNQTQSSSQSCWESDRQAPRKYSSNSTSNYSNISESNTQNESSSQSSTQRSSLPLPDKQQNYFDSNNVALHDLSSCRGDPMSIVKNLQSLQQSCQLQDSKSAKSQSLSSSSSTITPAKPAPRRKSIEKPAPHSNLNDLSNAVVADYLASRIPPPAHSSTTSQQQNGTYFDFERWNLPPPPPKMFPGTSAFGSQAPLHAGNFANQHQALAMPHGHLTYFPPFHLAPHPDFQSSVELTPLSSFSETPPSASSSSFSTPETREEEQPKVVVPNIEEELGFLAEQRGNASSVAPTSQQQNINNTSQDASTKIMEKKFNVPTTGPGAGFMASYLKFLQGERDTSPPPAGRGARKSTWSRTTNNTNNKAYNQNEHNKGPCDAGAGQQNANGAMAAGMSGGMAHPAMGAGLLGAGPLHAAASSNLLASQPKGLEMEDPRYYNPNKDRKRKYDGTEESYEEEEARRLNKPVLNVPAAPLGDKGKKGGRAPSKPPPAPAAPGKKPRPPPPAPAPHPQQQYYYQHQPEEVASHANLGYGNYAAPENDRKLHQIKHQPASVQHDANRPIEEMPYQSGEFVAIKSELSEMWPAIWRVDGKTLLQKYEPFEENGKVLYRNISTYAAWNPDNKKLYTQVHVKVRSQTHLENIVELIRSDSSGDDCNFIEKRMLETQMYQENFEVYIQTLISHALDPNFLTEIFQEQDEYFLSNVKTVDEVTETMRARVSFAAGGGGGSGARSLDAAVATWPGLSVAGTTDGACRACARPAVARLLLYGQPYNPGTLEPTQPDARLAYEKEFLVCATCCGRVQLFSRISHQKYLMYAECGKRVAEKRMQSPGKDTTVILNELLADELWLSQLFRDVRHSWAEAESWERKMRLAMSRQMI, encoded by the exons ATGGATCCAGTAGGACCATGGTCAGCATATGCCTCTTACAATCGCTTAGCTGGGGTTCAGGCAGGTGCTGCGAGTGGGGACTTTCATCACCACCTGGCTAGTGGAGGCTCTGGCTTGGGAGGGCAATCCGTCCCATCCACCACTAGTCAACTACTGCTGCAGGCGGCCCACACAACAGCATCACTCGCTGGACAACTGGGATCATCAACTGCATCACCGTTTAATCCTGGAGGATTTCTGTCCCCCCCAACTGTTGGCTACGACGCAGTATTCTCGCCTCTGTTTCATCATGCGAACCCTAAACCTGCACACTACAGTTCATCACTTCAAGCCCAGCATCGGCAAGTGATAGCTCAAGCTCAGGCAGCTGTTGCATCTAAACAATCCTCTGTAGAATCAGAGTTGTCATCAATAAGAGAAAACTACCCTCATCAAGCACTAGCTTCACAAGGGACCTCGTTTTTTGACCAGCCATCACCAGGCAGTGCAGGCGGGCTCAGTTGGCAAGGAAATAACCAGCTTCCCAGTCCTTTTGGAATCTTACCACATGAAACTGTAGTTCCATCTTCACCAAGTCCTGCAACTACTAAAGCATCAGCAGCCTATGAAAACTTCAATGCTCATTTTGCGGCTGCCCAAACTCTAAATAATCACCTAAACTCACAGATTTCCAGTGCTAGCAAACAGGGAAATAGGTCTGGTTCACCGGCCACCGCACCCAAGCAGCCAGCATCTTCGGCATCTTCAACGTTTTTCCAATCTCCATCATCTTTTGGCAATCAGACTGATAATTCATACAGTGCAAGCAGTGCAAAGAGTGGTCAACTTTCATCACAGCAGGACTATGCTGGAAGTAAGTCATACTCAAGTTCTGGAAGTACCAGTGCTCATTCTCAACAATCTTGTATAGTACCAACTCCTCCTGTGACCTCGTCCCCGACTCCTCCCagtaaccgctcctcctccaGCTCCTCCCGCCCCGCCTCTGTCTACAGCACCCAGTCTCCTAAACCTATCCAGCCAGTTGCAGAGAAAGCTACCCGACAGAATACTAGCAGCTTTGTATCCCCAACTTCTAAACCCCCCCAAGTACAGACTAAAGCACAAAGTAAAATATATCCCGAATTAACAGCAGAGCAAAGAAAATCTTGCGATTCTAACGAAAAAATACAACCCCAATCTTCACCCATAAGTTATTCAATAATGGATGCGCCCGGTCGTCTGCATTACAGCGGCACTGGGGGATCCTCCAAGTCTAGGATTAGTGCTAATCAATACTCAGGTTCTGGTTTCAGACATTACCAAAGTGGAAATAATGTTGAATCAGATTACCATGCCCGAGCTAAGAGTAGTTCTAGTACGGATACTGGCTACTCCAGTAGTAGTTCGTTAAATGGCCCAGACTGTAATGCGGCCAGGAGACAAAGCCCTTCCCAAGCCACTGCTCAGACATCTCCCTTGGGACATGTCTCGAGTCCAGCATACCCCGTGTACCATAGCCCCATGAACTCTATAAACTCACCCCAACAACATGCAGAGCACTCAAGTCAAGTCGCATACCCTAAAGCTAGCAGTGCCGCTCCGAGGTCTCCCCTAGACGTTTCAGTATCCCGCCCTCCCTCTCAGAACAGCCAAGTTGCCTATCCCTCCGTTATAACGAGAGCTTTAGGCATagaacaaaacaaaagttaCAGTGATAGTCGATATGAACGAAATCAGACACAGTCTTCCAGTCAGAGCTGTTGGGAAAGTGACCGACAAGCTCCTAGAAAGTATTCTAGTAATAGTACCAGTAATTACAGTAACATATCTGAATCTAATACTCAAAATGAATCAAGTTCACAATCCTCTACTCAGAGGTCATCATTGCCTTTGCCTGATAAGCAGCAAAATTATTTTGATAGCAATAACGTAGCCTTACATGATTTATCTAGTTGTCGCGGTGATCCTATGAGTATTGTTAAGAATTTGCAAAGTTTACAGCAAAGCTGTCAACTACAAGATTCTAAGTCTGCCAAGTCCCAATCactctcatcatcatcatctactATAACTCCTGCTAAACCCGCTCCAAGGAGAAAGAGCATAGAAAAACCGGCTCCGCACTCCAATTTAAATGATTTGTCAAATGCTGTGGTGGCGGACTACCTCGCGAGCCGTATCCCGCCGCCCGCGCACAGCTCCACCACCAGCCAGCAACAGAACGGAACTTACTTTGACTTCGAGCGGTGGAACCTTCCCCCTCCTCCACCGAAAATGTTCCCCGGTACTTCCGCTTTCGGCTCCCAAGCTCCGTTACATGCTGGCAACTTTGCGAACCAACACCAAGCCTTAGCCATGCCTCACGGCCACCTAACATATTTCCCACCATTCCATTTAGCCCCACATCCCGACTTTCAATCCTCTGTGGAGTTAACGCCCCTGTCTTCATTTAGTGAGACTCCACCTTCGGCTTCCTCGTCATCTTTTTCAACACCCGAAACTCGTGAAGAGGAGCAGCCTAAGGTGGTAGTGCCTAATATAGAGGAAGAACTTGGTTTCCTTGCAGAACAACGCGGAAATGCGTCGTCGGTAGCACCCACTTCACAGCAGCAGAACATAAACAATACTTCACAAGACGCCTCTACAAAAATCATGgaaaaaaaatttaatgtacCCACCACGGGCCCCGGTGCAGGGTTCATGGCTTCTTACCTGAAATTCTTACAAGGAGAGCGAGACACGTCGCCTCCGCCGGCCGGCCGAGGCGCGAGAAAGTCCACGTGGTCGCGGACTACGAATAACACTAACAATAAGGCCTACAATCAAAACGAGCACAATAAAGGGCCGTGCGACGCGGGCGCCGGCCAGCAAAACGCCAACGGCGCGATGGCGGCGGGCATGAGCGGCGGCATGGCGCACCCCGCCATGGGCGCGGGGCTGCTGGGCGCCGGCCCGCTGCACGCCGCCGCCTCCTCCAACCTGCTCGCCTCCCAGCCGAAGGGCCTAGAGATGGAGGACCCCAGATATTACAATCCGAACAAGGACAGAAAGCGTAAATATGACGGCACGGAGGAGAGCTACGAGGAGGAGGAGGCGCGGCGCCTGAACAAGCCGGTGCTGAACGTGCCGGCCGCGCCGCTCGGCGACAAGGGCAAGAAGGGCGGGCGCGCGCCCAGCaagccgccgcccgcccccgcggcgCCCGGCAAGaagccgcgcccgccgccgcccgcgcccgcgccgcaccCGCAGCAGCAGTACTATTACCAACACCAGCCCGAGGAAG TGGCATCACATGCGAACTTGGGCTATGGAAACTATGCGGCACCGGAGAACGATAGAAAGTTACATCAGATAAAGCATCAACCGGCTTCTGTCCAACACGATGCCAACCGACCTATAGAAGAAATGCCATATCAG TCGGGAGAATTTGTAGCAATAAAAAGCGAATTGAGTGAAATGTGGCCTGCAATATGGAGAGTGGACGGGAAAACGTTACTGCAGAAATATGAACCTTTTGAAGAAAATGGAAAGGTGCTATACAGAAATATCTCAACT TACGCGGCATGGAATCCAGACAATAAGAAACTATATACCCAAGTACACGTAAAAGTGCGGTCACAAACACATTTGGAGAACATAGTAGAATTAATAAGAAGTGATAGTTCCGGCGATGATTGTAATTTCATAGAAAAACGCATGTTGGAGACGCAGATGTACCAAGAGAACTTCGAAGTGTACATACAGACTCTAATATCGCACGCGTTAGATCCCAATTTCCTGACTGAAATATTTCAAGAACAAG ACGAATACTTCCTATCAAACGTCAAAACAGTCGACGAGGTGACAGAAACAATGCGAGCGCGAGTGTCGttcgcggcgggcggcggcggtggcagcGGCGCGCGGTCACTAGACGCCGCCGTCGCCACGTGGCCCGGCCTCAGCGTAGCAGGCACTACTGACGGGGCGTGCAGAGCGTGCGCGCGGCCTGCGGTAGCGAGGCTTTTGTTGTACGGACAGCCTTATAACCCGGGCACGTTGGAGCCGACCCAGCCGGATGCGAGACTCGCTTATGAGAag GAGTTTCTAGTATGCGCCACGTGCTGCGGCCGCGTGCAGCTGTTCTCCCGCATCTCGCACCAGAAGTACCTCATGTACGCCGAGTGCGGCAAGAGAGTCGCCGAGAAACGCATGCAGAGTCCCGGCAAGGACACCACGGTCATACTGAACGAGCTGTTGGCGGACGAGCTGTGGCTCTCTCAG CTCTTCCGTGACGTGCGGCACTCGTGGGCGGAGGCGGAGTCCTGGGAGCGCAAGATGCGGCTCGCCATGTCCCGACAGATGATATAA
- the LOC105391076 gene encoding uncharacterized protein LOC105391076 isoform X2: MDPVGPWSAYASYNRLAGVQAGAASGDFHHHLASGGSGLGGQSVPSTTSQLLLQAAHTTASLAGQLGSSTASPFNPGGFLSPPTVGYDAVFSPLFHHANPKPAHYSSSLQAQHRQVIAQAQAAVASKQSSVESELSSIRENYPHQALASQGTSFFDQPSPGSAGGLSWQGNNQLPSPFGILPHETVVPSSPSPATTKASAAYENFNAHFAAAQTLNNHLNSQISSASKQGNRSGSPATAPKQPASSASSTFFQSPSSFGNQTDNSYSASSAKSGQLSSQQDYAGKQRGNASSVAPTSQQQNINNTSQDASTKIMEKKFNVPTTGPGAGFMASYLKFLQGERDTSPPPAGRGARKSTWSRTTNNTNNKAYNQNEHNKGPCDAGAGQQNANGAMAAGMSGGMAHPAMGAGLLGAGPLHAAASSNLLASQPKGLEMEDPRYYNPNKDRKRKYDGTEESYEEEEARRLNKPVLNVPAAPLGDKGKKGGRAPSKPPPAPAAPGKKPRPPPPAPAPHPQQQYYYQHQPEEVASHANLGYGNYAAPENDRKLHQIKHQPASVQHDANRPIEEMPYQSGEFVAIKSELSEMWPAIWRVDGKTLLQKYEPFEENGKVLYRNISTYAAWNPDNKKLYTQVHVKVRSQTHLENIVELIRSDSSGDDCNFIEKRMLETQMYQENFEVYIQTLISHALDPNFLTEIFQEQDEYFLSNVKTVDEVTETMRARVSFAAGGGGGSGARSLDAAVATWPGLSVAGTTDGACRACARPAVARLLLYGQPYNPGTLEPTQPDARLAYEKEFLVCATCCGRVQLFSRISHQKYLMYAECGKRVAEKRMQSPGKDTTVILNELLADELWLSQLFRDVRHSWAEAESWERKMRLAMSRQMI; this comes from the exons ATGGATCCAGTAGGACCATGGTCAGCATATGCCTCTTACAATCGCTTAGCTGGGGTTCAGGCAGGTGCTGCGAGTGGGGACTTTCATCACCACCTGGCTAGTGGAGGCTCTGGCTTGGGAGGGCAATCCGTCCCATCCACCACTAGTCAACTACTGCTGCAGGCGGCCCACACAACAGCATCACTCGCTGGACAACTGGGATCATCAACTGCATCACCGTTTAATCCTGGAGGATTTCTGTCCCCCCCAACTGTTGGCTACGACGCAGTATTCTCGCCTCTGTTTCATCATGCGAACCCTAAACCTGCACACTACAGTTCATCACTTCAAGCCCAGCATCGGCAAGTGATAGCTCAAGCTCAGGCAGCTGTTGCATCTAAACAATCCTCTGTAGAATCAGAGTTGTCATCAATAAGAGAAAACTACCCTCATCAAGCACTAGCTTCACAAGGGACCTCGTTTTTTGACCAGCCATCACCAGGCAGTGCAGGCGGGCTCAGTTGGCAAGGAAATAACCAGCTTCCCAGTCCTTTTGGAATCTTACCACATGAAACTGTAGTTCCATCTTCACCAAGTCCTGCAACTACTAAAGCATCAGCAGCCTATGAAAACTTCAATGCTCATTTTGCGGCTGCCCAAACTCTAAATAATCACCTAAACTCACAGATTTCCAGTGCTAGCAAACAGGGAAATAGGTCTGGTTCACCGGCCACCGCACCCAAGCAGCCAGCATCTTCGGCATCTTCAACGTTTTTCCAATCTCCATCATCTTTTGGCAATCAGACTGATAATTCATACAGTGCAAGCAGTGCAAAGAGTGGTCAACTTTCATCACAGCAGGACTATGCTGGAA AACAACGCGGAAATGCGTCGTCGGTAGCACCCACTTCACAGCAGCAGAACATAAACAATACTTCACAAGACGCCTCTACAAAAATCATGgaaaaaaaatttaatgtacCCACCACGGGCCCCGGTGCAGGGTTCATGGCTTCTTACCTGAAATTCTTACAAGGAGAGCGAGACACGTCGCCTCCGCCGGCCGGCCGAGGCGCGAGAAAGTCCACGTGGTCGCGGACTACGAATAACACTAACAATAAGGCCTACAATCAAAACGAGCACAATAAAGGGCCGTGCGACGCGGGCGCCGGCCAGCAAAACGCCAACGGCGCGATGGCGGCGGGCATGAGCGGCGGCATGGCGCACCCCGCCATGGGCGCGGGGCTGCTGGGCGCCGGCCCGCTGCACGCCGCCGCCTCCTCCAACCTGCTCGCCTCCCAGCCGAAGGGCCTAGAGATGGAGGACCCCAGATATTACAATCCGAACAAGGACAGAAAGCGTAAATATGACGGCACGGAGGAGAGCTACGAGGAGGAGGAGGCGCGGCGCCTGAACAAGCCGGTGCTGAACGTGCCGGCCGCGCCGCTCGGCGACAAGGGCAAGAAGGGCGGGCGCGCGCCCAGCaagccgccgcccgcccccgcggcgCCCGGCAAGaagccgcgcccgccgccgcccgcgcccgcgccgcaccCGCAGCAGCAGTACTATTACCAACACCAGCCCGAGGAAG TGGCATCACATGCGAACTTGGGCTATGGAAACTATGCGGCACCGGAGAACGATAGAAAGTTACATCAGATAAAGCATCAACCGGCTTCTGTCCAACACGATGCCAACCGACCTATAGAAGAAATGCCATATCAG TCGGGAGAATTTGTAGCAATAAAAAGCGAATTGAGTGAAATGTGGCCTGCAATATGGAGAGTGGACGGGAAAACGTTACTGCAGAAATATGAACCTTTTGAAGAAAATGGAAAGGTGCTATACAGAAATATCTCAACT TACGCGGCATGGAATCCAGACAATAAGAAACTATATACCCAAGTACACGTAAAAGTGCGGTCACAAACACATTTGGAGAACATAGTAGAATTAATAAGAAGTGATAGTTCCGGCGATGATTGTAATTTCATAGAAAAACGCATGTTGGAGACGCAGATGTACCAAGAGAACTTCGAAGTGTACATACAGACTCTAATATCGCACGCGTTAGATCCCAATTTCCTGACTGAAATATTTCAAGAACAAG ACGAATACTTCCTATCAAACGTCAAAACAGTCGACGAGGTGACAGAAACAATGCGAGCGCGAGTGTCGttcgcggcgggcggcggcggtggcagcGGCGCGCGGTCACTAGACGCCGCCGTCGCCACGTGGCCCGGCCTCAGCGTAGCAGGCACTACTGACGGGGCGTGCAGAGCGTGCGCGCGGCCTGCGGTAGCGAGGCTTTTGTTGTACGGACAGCCTTATAACCCGGGCACGTTGGAGCCGACCCAGCCGGATGCGAGACTCGCTTATGAGAag GAGTTTCTAGTATGCGCCACGTGCTGCGGCCGCGTGCAGCTGTTCTCCCGCATCTCGCACCAGAAGTACCTCATGTACGCCGAGTGCGGCAAGAGAGTCGCCGAGAAACGCATGCAGAGTCCCGGCAAGGACACCACGGTCATACTGAACGAGCTGTTGGCGGACGAGCTGTGGCTCTCTCAG CTCTTCCGTGACGTGCGGCACTCGTGGGCGGAGGCGGAGTCCTGGGAGCGCAAGATGCGGCTCGCCATGTCCCGACAGATGATATAA